A portion of the Staphylococcus felis genome contains these proteins:
- a CDS encoding IS3 family transposase: MYQFGLSLLFEVTEIAKSVYYYWLERFKKPKKDIDIVESIKQICKESDYTYGYRRVTQALANKGMTVNHKKVRRIMKEHHLTCTKFKHKTRKYNSYRGTIGKVAKNILKRRFNTDRPYQKVVTDITEFKLRDGTKAYLSPFMDLYNLEILSYRISKRPTIDIVIEPLTELLTMRPQLFYRMTIHSDQGWHYQNRNYIESLKEHDVFQSMSRKGNCLDNASMENFFGLLKQEMYYGQSFETFQELEQSIHKYINFYNNTRIKAKLKGLSPTQYRKQTFEIVY; the protein is encoded by the coding sequence ATGTATCAATTTGGGTTAAGCCTTCTGTTTGAAGTTACAGAAATAGCTAAATCCGTGTACTACTACTGGCTTGAACGTTTCAAAAAACCTAAAAAAGATATAGATATAGTTGAATCTATTAAGCAAATTTGTAAAGAAAGTGATTATACTTATGGTTATCGTCGAGTTACTCAAGCATTGGCTAATAAAGGAATGACAGTCAATCATAAGAAAGTAAGACGAATTATGAAAGAACACCATTTAACATGTACGAAATTTAAGCATAAAACAAGAAAATACAATTCTTATAGAGGAACTATAGGTAAAGTAGCTAAAAATATATTAAAACGTCGTTTTAATACAGATCGACCTTATCAAAAAGTGGTTACAGACATTACAGAATTTAAATTACGCGATGGAACAAAGGCCTATTTATCACCTTTTATGGACTTATATAACTTGGAAATCTTAAGTTATCGTATATCAAAGCGTCCTACTATAGATATTGTTATTGAACCTTTAACTGAATTACTAACAATGAGACCGCAACTTTTTTATCGAATGACAATTCATTCAGATCAAGGATGGCATTATCAAAATAGAAACTATATTGAGTCATTAAAAGAACATGATGTATTTCAAAGTATGTCTAGAAAAGGTAATTGCTTAGATAATGCCTCAATGGAAAACTTCTTTGGGTTATTAAAACAAGAAATGTATTATGGACAATCATTTGAAACATTCCAAGAATTAGAACAATCAATTCATAAATATATCAATTTTTATAACAATACAAGAATTAAAGCAAAATTAAAAGGCTTGTCTCCTACACAATATAGGAAACAAACCTTTGAAATTGTATACTAA
- a CDS encoding SH3 domain-containing protein — translation MRKRILTIVLYLAETNGEYFASPLAKQWNSSAFMKVGTPENAHKFQDKAAAQKMANLQNMMNEAFGSTSRVYVVEGATTNTLYNDKGNAIDSINNYFGNYATIYRNTPDFIPQLGDLAVWTTGSYSVYGHISIVYSANMQSFVSLDQNWNAIGSMGNPAHFVTHSYDNVTHFIRPNFTSSIDDGNNNTSDKDISYSELYGRFTANTTLKVRRLSPSTSAPETNESNYLNPGDTVYFDRIYSNEGYWWIRFQINGANVYAYVGDKTNGATFNQDLKNGKIYGSIPYIDDGSKPSGEAEIPDRIPRQNTYIFKGNASSYKNVQVIRYGSLQEGFKFVPTANTFYVTQPLNIYEVHNGFCRVHPSDNLWISKYSLKNVEFK, via the coding sequence TTGAGAAAACGAATATTAACCATTGTTCTCTATCTAGCGGAAACGAATGGAGAATATTTTGCGTCACCTTTAGCGAAACAATGGAATTCAAGTGCATTCATGAAAGTAGGTACACCAGAAAATGCGCACAAGTTTCAAGATAAAGCAGCAGCACAAAAAATGGCAAACTTGCAAAATATGATGAATGAAGCTTTTGGTTCAACAAGTCGTGTGTATGTAGTTGAAGGTGCAACGACTAACACATTGTATAACGACAAAGGCAATGCGATTGATTCAATAAATAACTATTTTGGTAACTATGCTACAATTTACAGAAACACTCCAGATTTTATTCCCCAGTTAGGAGATTTAGCGGTATGGACAACTGGTAGTTATAGTGTGTATGGTCATATTTCGATTGTTTATAGTGCAAATATGCAATCTTTTGTTTCTCTAGATCAAAACTGGAATGCAATAGGAAGTATGGGGAATCCAGCACATTTTGTAACACATTCTTATGATAATGTAACTCATTTTATTCGTCCTAATTTTACAAGTAGTATTGACGACGGTAACAATAATACAAGTGATAAAGATATTTCGTATTCAGAATTATATGGAAGGTTTACTGCAAATACTACATTAAAAGTGAGACGATTATCTCCTTCTACTAGCGCTCCAGAAACTAATGAAAGTAATTATTTAAACCCTGGAGATACGGTATATTTTGATAGAATTTATTCAAACGAAGGATATTGGTGGATTAGATTTCAAATTAATGGTGCAAATGTATATGCATATGTGGGAGATAAGACGAATGGAGCTACATTTAATCAAGATTTAAAAAATGGTAAAATTTATGGTTCAATTCCTTACATTGACGATGGTTCAAAACCAAGCGGAGAAGCTGAAATACCTGATCGTATTCCTAGACAAAACACTTATATATTTAAAGGTAACGCATCATCTTATAAAAACGTTCAAGTGATTAGATACGGTTCATTACAAGAAGGCTTTAAATTTGTACCAACAGCCAACACATTTTATGTTACTCAACCTTTAAACATATATGAAGTTCATAATGGTTTTTGTAGAGTACATCCTAGTGACAACTTGTGGATTAGTAAGTACTCATTAAAAAATGTAGAATTTAAATAA